From Nitratidesulfovibrio vulgaris str. Hildenborough, a single genomic window includes:
- the hisD gene encoding histidinol dehydrogenase — translation MPCRILTLQSEAQWPLLGDMLAGRYDPDDAVEPVVRDILAAVRSKGDEALAEYTRRFDCPDFTPALLHVTSEEVAQAVASVPADDIAIIRQAADNIRSFHEAQKERSWFVTHDDGTILGQKVTPVDRAGLYVPGGKGGDTPLLSSLLMNAIPAQVAGVTSITVASPPRPDGTLNPHLLAAAHILGITDIIRAGSAWAVAAFAFGTQTIAPVDVIAGPGNIFVTTAKRMVQGRVAIDMIAGPSEILILADATARPDWVAADMLSQAEHDPLASSILVTTEPALAEAVTAELERQLATLPRADIARKALADWGAVVVVPDMDVAVAIANRVAPEHLEVLTAQPWELAGSLRHAGALFLGPYSPEPLGDYFAGPNHVLPTMGTARFSSALSVQTFCKRTSIIAASRAFAERNADAVARLARLEGLEAHARSAASRNSQQ, via the coding sequence ATGCCCTGCCGCATCCTCACTCTCCAGTCAGAGGCGCAATGGCCTCTTCTCGGCGACATGCTCGCCGGACGATACGACCCCGATGACGCCGTCGAACCCGTCGTGCGCGACATTCTCGCCGCCGTCCGCAGCAAGGGTGACGAAGCCCTCGCCGAGTATACCCGCCGCTTCGACTGTCCCGATTTCACCCCCGCCTTACTGCACGTCACCTCAGAAGAGGTGGCGCAGGCCGTGGCTTCCGTCCCTGCCGACGACATCGCCATCATCAGGCAGGCAGCGGATAACATCCGCAGCTTCCATGAAGCGCAGAAGGAACGGTCGTGGTTCGTCACCCATGATGACGGCACCATTCTCGGGCAGAAGGTAACCCCGGTCGACCGTGCCGGTCTTTATGTGCCCGGCGGCAAAGGAGGCGACACGCCCCTGCTGTCAAGTCTGCTGATGAACGCCATCCCCGCTCAGGTGGCAGGCGTCACGAGCATCACCGTAGCCTCGCCCCCGCGTCCCGACGGCACTCTCAATCCGCACCTGCTCGCCGCCGCCCACATTCTGGGCATCACCGACATCATCCGGGCGGGGAGTGCATGGGCCGTGGCGGCCTTTGCCTTCGGCACACAGACCATCGCGCCCGTGGATGTCATCGCCGGACCGGGCAACATCTTCGTCACCACTGCCAAGCGCATGGTACAAGGCCGCGTTGCCATCGACATGATAGCAGGCCCCAGCGAGATTCTCATCCTCGCCGATGCGACGGCGCGCCCCGACTGGGTCGCCGCCGACATGCTCTCGCAAGCCGAGCACGACCCGCTGGCCTCGTCCATACTTGTCACCACGGAACCAGCACTCGCCGAAGCCGTCACTGCGGAACTCGAACGCCAGCTTGCCACGCTTCCGCGCGCCGACATCGCCCGCAAGGCCCTTGCCGACTGGGGTGCCGTGGTCGTCGTTCCAGACATGGATGTCGCCGTGGCCATCGCCAACCGCGTGGCCCCGGAGCATCTTGAGGTGCTCACCGCTCAGCCCTGGGAACTTGCGGGGAGCCTGCGGCACGCCGGGGCACTCTTTCTTGGCCCCTATTCTCCCGAGCCACTCGGCGACTACTTCGCCGGCCCCAATCACGTTCTGCCCACCATGGGCACGGCCCGCTTCTCTTCAGCGCTTTCGGTGCAGACGTTCTGCAAGCGCACCAGCATCATCGCCGCGTCACGTGCGTTCGCCGAGCGTAACGCCGACGCGGTGGCGCGCCTTGCGCGCCTTGAAGGACTTGAGGCCCACGCCCGTTCGGCAGCATCCCGCAACAGCCAACAGTAA
- a CDS encoding outer membrane homotrimeric porin: MKRIVTLLLAAGLVFGAFGGAHAADIKAKGYWALGFGFTDSLDYYDKDKGGSGGDTFNAHQRFRTQIDVVANENLSGVVYFEIGHQDWGTNDGALGADGKVVKVRRSYIDWTVPQTDLKVRMGIQGLALPGATFGSSPILDDDVAALTLSYAFNDMVSATAFWARPYDTAGDKSDADGGKNAFDEVDIFGLAVPVTLDGFKVTPYAAYASAGKDVNGSDSTKYNGSSWGAYTSGMLSVSQLSGLGNQDSETNSFDAWWGGVAFEMSKFDPFSLKADFSYGAKEADVDASERSGWLLSAKAAYKLGMVTPGLFAWYGSGEDDDINNGSERMPSVSPQSWAPTSFGFPGSVYYDDTNFGLNGAGSWALGLELADISFIENLSHVFRVAYMKGTNDADLLKKNAGLVDEVTPAQGAVFLTNEDSAWEVNFDTTYKIYENLSLVAEMGYIKLDLDEETWGNANSDTSDAKKLAFYFIYEF, encoded by the coding sequence ATGAAACGCATCGTTACTCTGCTGCTGGCCGCCGGTCTCGTCTTCGGCGCCTTCGGTGGCGCACACGCCGCCGACATCAAGGCCAAGGGCTACTGGGCCCTCGGCTTCGGCTTCACCGACAGCCTCGACTACTACGACAAGGACAAGGGCGGTTCCGGTGGTGACACCTTCAACGCCCACCAGCGTTTCCGCACCCAGATCGACGTTGTCGCCAATGAAAATCTTTCGGGCGTGGTGTACTTCGAAATCGGCCACCAGGACTGGGGTACCAACGACGGCGCTCTCGGTGCCGACGGCAAGGTCGTCAAGGTCCGTCGTTCGTACATCGACTGGACCGTGCCGCAGACCGACCTGAAGGTCCGCATGGGTATCCAGGGCCTCGCCCTGCCCGGCGCCACCTTCGGTTCCAGCCCCATCCTCGACGACGACGTGGCTGCCCTGACCCTTTCCTACGCCTTCAACGACATGGTCTCCGCCACCGCGTTCTGGGCTCGCCCCTACGACACCGCCGGTGACAAGTCCGACGCCGATGGTGGCAAGAATGCGTTTGACGAAGTCGACATCTTCGGCCTCGCCGTGCCCGTGACCCTCGACGGCTTCAAGGTCACCCCCTACGCCGCCTACGCTTCCGCTGGCAAGGACGTCAACGGTTCTGACAGCACCAAGTACAACGGTTCTTCGTGGGGCGCCTACACGAGCGGGATGCTGTCCGTCTCTCAGCTTTCCGGTCTCGGCAACCAGGACTCCGAAACCAACTCGTTCGACGCATGGTGGGGCGGCGTGGCCTTCGAAATGAGCAAGTTCGATCCCTTCTCGCTGAAGGCCGACTTCTCTTACGGTGCCAAGGAAGCCGACGTTGACGCTTCCGAGCGTAGCGGCTGGCTGCTTTCCGCCAAGGCTGCCTACAAGCTTGGCATGGTCACCCCCGGTCTCTTCGCCTGGTACGGCTCCGGTGAAGACGACGACATCAACAACGGTTCCGAGCGTATGCCTTCCGTGTCGCCCCAGTCCTGGGCCCCGACCAGCTTCGGCTTCCCCGGTTCCGTCTACTACGACGACACCAACTTCGGCCTGAACGGCGCTGGCAGCTGGGCTCTCGGCCTTGAACTCGCCGACATCTCCTTCATCGAGAACCTGTCGCACGTCTTCCGCGTAGCCTACATGAAGGGTACCAACGACGCCGACCTGCTCAAGAAGAACGCCGGTCTCGTCGACGAGGTCACCCCTGCACAGGGTGCCGTCTTCCTGACCAACGAAGACAGCGCTTGGGAAGTGAACTTCGACACCACCTACAAGATCTACGAGAACCTCTCCCTCGTGGCCGAAATGGGCTACATCAAGCTGGATCTCGACGAAGAAACTTGGGGCAACGCCAACTCCGACACCTCCGACGCCAAGAAGCTGGCCTTCTACTTCATCTACGAATTCTAA
- a CDS encoding outer membrane homotrimeric porin: MKRIVTLLLAAGLVFGAFGGAQAADIKAKGQWDFNFEFLNNTDFQSKEHGGKGGDTFAGKQRLRTQIDIVASESLSGTVYFEMGDTIWGKDDGALGADGKSVEVKRSYIDWIVPNTDLKVRMGIQGLALPGGVAGSPVMDDDVAAITMSYAFNDMVAATAFWARPYDASATDDAGSTSFDEMDVFGLIVPVTLDGMKITPWGAYSSIGKNLNGSDATKYNSASWKQAAAGLRPANLPAGATTTFDKDTTAWWGGLSYELSMFDPIRFKMDGIYGSVQADSEEWERSGWLVIGSLDYKMSMMTPGLFAWYASGDDDDANNGSERMPYISPDFGPTSFGMDKVGAPIATDSLLTVSGAGTWGVGLQLADISFIENLKHTLRVAYIKGTNDAEMAKNGHADLKQDGNGLYLTDEDSAWEVNFDHTYNIYENLALIVEMGYIKLDVDEDTWGNAEYDDAMKLGFNLKYSF; the protein is encoded by the coding sequence ATGAAGCGCATCGTTACTCTGCTTCTGGCTGCCGGCCTCGTGTTCGGCGCCTTCGGCGGCGCTCAGGCTGCCGACATCAAAGCCAAGGGCCAGTGGGACTTCAACTTCGAGTTCCTGAACAACACCGACTTCCAGTCCAAGGAACACGGCGGCAAGGGTGGTGACACCTTCGCCGGCAAGCAGCGCCTGCGCACCCAGATCGACATCGTTGCCAGCGAATCCCTCTCCGGCACCGTGTACTTCGAAATGGGCGACACCATCTGGGGCAAGGACGACGGCGCTCTTGGTGCTGACGGCAAGTCCGTTGAAGTCAAGCGTTCGTACATCGACTGGATCGTGCCCAACACCGACCTGAAGGTCCGTATGGGTATCCAGGGTCTGGCCCTGCCCGGCGGCGTGGCCGGTTCGCCCGTGATGGACGACGACGTGGCCGCCATCACCATGTCCTACGCCTTCAACGACATGGTCGCCGCCACCGCGTTCTGGGCTCGCCCCTACGACGCCAGCGCCACCGACGACGCCGGTTCCACCAGCTTCGACGAAATGGACGTGTTCGGCCTCATCGTGCCCGTCACCCTCGACGGCATGAAGATCACCCCCTGGGGTGCCTACTCCTCCATCGGCAAGAACCTCAACGGTTCCGACGCCACGAAGTACAACAGCGCTTCCTGGAAGCAGGCTGCCGCTGGTCTTCGTCCTGCCAACCTCCCCGCTGGCGCTACCACCACCTTCGACAAGGACACCACCGCATGGTGGGGTGGCCTGTCGTACGAACTGTCCATGTTCGACCCCATCCGCTTCAAGATGGACGGCATCTACGGTTCCGTGCAGGCTGACAGCGAAGAATGGGAACGCTCCGGCTGGCTCGTCATCGGCTCCCTTGACTACAAGATGAGCATGATGACCCCCGGTCTCTTCGCCTGGTACGCCTCTGGCGACGACGACGACGCCAACAATGGTTCCGAGCGCATGCCCTACATCTCGCCCGACTTCGGTCCCACCTCCTTCGGTATGGACAAGGTCGGCGCCCCCATCGCCACCGACTCGCTGCTGACCGTGAGCGGCGCTGGCACCTGGGGTGTTGGTCTGCAGCTTGCTGACATCAGCTTCATCGAAAACCTGAAGCACACCCTGCGCGTCGCCTACATCAAGGGCACCAACGACGCCGAAATGGCCAAGAACGGTCATGCCGACCTGAAGCAGGACGGCAACGGCCTGTACCTGACCGACGAAGACAGCGCGTGGGAAGTGAACTTCGACCACACCTACAACATCTACGAGAACCTCGCCCTCATCGTCGAAATGGGCTACATCAAGCTCGACGTCGACGAAGACACCTGGGGCAACGCCGAATACGACGACGCTATGAAGCTCGGCTTCAACCTGAAGTACAGCTTCTAA